The following proteins come from a genomic window of Triticum aestivum cultivar Chinese Spring chromosome 6A, IWGSC CS RefSeq v2.1, whole genome shotgun sequence:
- the LOC123131836 gene encoding protein LURP-one-related 15, producing MAMAGGAPPAPLPVVGHQFCAPYVVPLTVTKKALSLSDGDFAITDANGAVVLKVKGAIFSIRSRRTILDGAGMPLLTMQEKVFSMHHRWEVFRGDSTNSGDLLFSVKTTSLIQLKTEMDVFLAGNTAQQVCDFKIKGSYFDRSCVFYLGDSNTMVAQMSRKLTVSNVLLGRDTFSVTVFPHVDYVFIASLVVILDEVHRDKRED from the exons ATGGCGATGGCCGGCGGAGCCCCGCCGGCGCCGCTGCCGGTGGTGGGGCACCAGTTCTGCGCGCCCTACGTGGTGCCGCTCACGGTCACCAAGAAGGCCCTCAGCCTCTCCGACGGCGACTTCGCCATCACCGACGCCAACGGCGCCGTCGTGCTCAAGGTCAAGGGCGCCATCTTCAGCATCCGGAGCCGCCGCACCATCCTCGACGGCGCCGGGATGCCCCTCCTCACCATGCAAGAAAAG GTGTTCAGCATGCACCACAGATGGGAGGTGTTCAGAGGGGACAGCACCAACTCAGGCGACCTGCTCTTCAGCGTGAAGACAACTTCACTGATCCAACTGAAGACGGAGATGGATGTCTTCTTGGCCGGGAACACCGCGCAGCAGGTCTGCGACTTCAAGATCAAGGGCAGCTACTTCGACAGGTCCTGCGTCTTCTACCTTGGCGACTCCAACACCATGGTTGCTCAA ATGAGCCGTAAGCTGACTGTTTCCAATGTGCTGCTGGGGAGGGACACGTTCAGTGTGACCGTGTTCCCGCACGTCGACTACGTGTTCATCGCGAGCCTTGTTGTGATCCTGGATGAGGTTCACAGGGACAAGCGCGAAGATTGA
- the LOC123131837 gene encoding putative F-box protein At3g17480, producing MSTQDGEMSATLHHRPRSPLEDEDLLLEILLRLPPQPSSLPRASAVCKRWRCLVSDRGFLRRYRRHHRRSPPLLGFFRNDLRGISYTPAMEAPDLVPADRFSAHLHDAGYHFHLLSCRHGLVLISHSSRSQILVWDPVNGDQHRIAAPLGFDMKSTPMDGAVLRIAGDAHHFQVVLVSYKQEDEQAIVSIYLSETGGWSDLISTPVPGKTMDYEGMPAVLAGDSLYWLLPGDNISVILEVDLDSQSLAAIRVPTNMFAEGQDLMVMRAEGGGLGILSRPSYGRGIPTAMVLLHGCWDKLLNWTSYFP from the coding sequence atGAGCACGCAGGACGGCGAGATGTCGGCCACCCTCCACCACCGCCCCCGCTCGCCGCTGGAAGACGAGGATCTGCTCCtcgagatcctcctccgcctcccgccgcagcCGTCCTCCCTCCCCCGCGCCTCCGCCGTCTGCAAGCGCTGGCGCTGCCTCgtctccgaccgcggcttcctccGCCGCTACCGCCGACACCACCGCCGCAGCCCTCCCCTCCTCGGTTTCTTCCGCAACGACCTGCGAGGTATCTCCTACACGCCTGCCATGGAGGCCCCCGATCTTGTTCCCGCCGACCGCTTCTCCGCGCATCTCCACGACGCCGGCTACCACTTCCATCTCCTCAGCTGCCGCCACGGCCTCGTGCTCATCTCCCACTCGTCGCGGAGCCAGATCCTGGTGTGGGACCCCGTCAATGGCGACCAGCACCGCATTGCCGCTCCCCTTGGGTTCGACATGAAAAGTACCCCGATGGACGGGGCGGTGCTTCGCATTGCCGGCGACGCCCACCACTTCCAGGTGGTATTGGTGAGCTACAAACAGGAAGATGAACAGGCGATCGTCTCCATTTACTTGTCGGAGACCGGTGGATGGAGTGATCTTATCTCAACGCCGGTTCCAGGCAAGACCATGGATTATGAAGGCATGCCCGCTGTGCTGGCCGGGGATTCCCTTTACTGGCTGCTCCCTGGGGACAATATAAGTGTAATTCTTGAAGTTGATTTGGATAGCCAGAGTCTAGCTGCGATACGGGTGCCGACGAATATGTTTGCCGAAGGTCAAGACTTGATGGTTATGCGAGCAGAGGGTGGCGGTTTGGGCATACTCTCCCGGCCGAGTTATGGAAGaggaataccgactgcgatggtgTTGCTTCATGGGTGCTGGGACAAACTATTGAACTGGACAAGCTACTTCCCCTGA